The following proteins are co-located in the Acinetobacter shaoyimingii genome:
- a CDS encoding SDR family oxidoreductase, with translation MKIAITGATGQLGQLVIESLLKQTQAQNIVALVRDSNKATQLIQQGVEIRHFDYDQPESLVPALKGIDKLLLISANEIGRRTPQHKAVIEAAQQAQVPYIAYTSLLRADTSPLGLSQEHRETEAFIQASGLTYTFLRNNWYNENYLASVAHAVETGILYGAAGTGRISSAARQDYAEAAAKVLLSDDHDNQTYELASSTSFTLADLASYISQASGKTVQYQNISAEDYTQALTAAGLPAGLVDVIVDADVQTQKGAMFSESKDLENLIGRATTSIQDQVKASLQA, from the coding sequence ATGAAAATTGCAATTACTGGTGCGACTGGGCAACTTGGACAACTTGTAATCGAATCATTATTAAAACAGACTCAAGCGCAAAATATTGTTGCTTTAGTGCGTGATTCAAATAAAGCAACTCAATTGATTCAACAAGGCGTTGAAATTCGCCATTTTGATTATGATCAACCTGAAAGCTTAGTACCTGCACTTAAAGGTATAGATAAATTACTTCTTATTTCTGCAAATGAAATTGGTCGCCGTACACCGCAACATAAAGCAGTGATTGAAGCTGCTCAACAGGCTCAAGTACCTTATATTGCTTATACCAGCTTACTTCGTGCAGACACCTCACCACTTGGTTTATCTCAAGAGCATCGTGAAACGGAAGCATTCATTCAAGCAAGTGGTTTAACGTATACCTTCTTGCGCAACAACTGGTACAACGAAAACTATCTTGCCAGCGTCGCACATGCAGTTGAAACTGGCATCTTGTATGGTGCTGCGGGGACTGGTCGTATCAGTTCAGCTGCGCGTCAAGACTATGCAGAAGCAGCTGCCAAAGTTTTGTTGTCGGATGATCATGATAATCAAACGTATGAGCTTGCGAGCTCAACCAGTTTCACTTTGGCAGATTTAGCATCATATATTTCGCAAGCATCTGGCAAAACAGTTCAATATCAAAACATCAGTGCTGAAGATTACACACAGGCACTCACTGCGGCTGGTCTTCCTGCAGGCTTGGTTGATGTTATCGTTGATGCAGATGTGCAAACACAAAAAGGCGCAATGTTTAGTGAGAGTAAAGATCTAGAAAACCTCATTGGTCGTGCAACGACTTCAATTCAAGATCAAGTTAAGGCTTCACTGCAAGCTTAA
- a CDS encoding GGDEF domain-containing protein: MENLDFRIFDLSPIPMWIQDYSGVKKIFDQWHLDGIEDIKAYILEQPSRLLPCLATIQTTRINRSTLKLYEANNLEEILANFAKFHFEEITLPQAHFFAGLWEKNDDCFFAPINYTCTGRQIDVQLRAHVIPGYEDTWEKILLTTEDITPYQHARRFAEAIFMHSPTALWVKDCHKIKQCFDQLRQKGITHLDAYIEQHPDFLRQCFELTVSKNVNEALLHLFKLKDQQDFDRHIQSLYAQNNYQNFYYELMHLWNGQHDLQRESEYTLKDDAVIFVVEQLNIFPDAVESWSTIQVAYTNLTERKELENHLKYLSQYDQLTQLHNRTFFNEEIVRLQTKKVQPFACIYMDLNGLKTLNDVQGHHHGDLLLKRFANILIDTIHHKPYSASRVGGDEFVILMPYATELDALSLLQEIENRIVLENSHDPRIMISVASGIAWTNEHENIENLIRTADQNMYIVKKNHYKIRPY; encoded by the coding sequence ATGGAAAATTTAGATTTTCGAATCTTTGATTTATCCCCTATTCCCATGTGGATACAGGATTATAGTGGCGTCAAAAAAATCTTTGATCAATGGCACCTAGATGGGATTGAAGATATTAAAGCTTATATATTAGAGCAACCAAGCCGACTATTGCCTTGTTTAGCCACCATCCAAACAACACGTATTAATCGAAGCACCTTAAAACTTTATGAAGCCAATAATTTAGAAGAAATTTTAGCAAATTTTGCCAAGTTTCATTTTGAAGAAATTACCCTTCCTCAAGCGCATTTTTTTGCTGGATTATGGGAAAAAAATGATGACTGCTTTTTTGCACCCATTAATTACACCTGTACAGGTCGACAAATTGATGTACAACTTCGGGCGCATGTTATTCCTGGTTATGAAGATACATGGGAAAAAATACTACTCACCACTGAAGATATAACTCCCTACCAACATGCAAGACGTTTTGCTGAAGCCATATTTATGCATTCACCCACAGCACTTTGGGTAAAAGATTGCCATAAAATAAAACAGTGTTTCGATCAACTTAGACAAAAAGGGATCACCCATTTAGATGCTTATATTGAACAGCATCCAGATTTTTTACGACAGTGTTTTGAACTCACCGTGTCTAAAAATGTAAATGAAGCATTACTGCATCTGTTTAAGCTTAAAGATCAGCAAGATTTTGATCGCCATATTCAATCCTTATATGCACAAAATAATTATCAAAATTTTTATTATGAACTCATGCATTTATGGAATGGGCAACATGATTTGCAACGTGAAAGTGAGTATACCTTAAAAGATGATGCGGTCATCTTTGTAGTAGAACAGCTCAATATTTTTCCAGATGCTGTAGAGAGTTGGTCCACCATACAGGTGGCCTATACCAATTTGACCGAACGAAAAGAATTGGAAAACCATTTAAAATATTTAAGCCAATATGACCAACTCACCCAATTACACAACCGCACTTTTTTTAATGAAGAAATTGTTCGTTTGCAAACAAAAAAAGTACAGCCATTCGCATGCATATACATGGACCTCAATGGATTAAAAACATTAAATGATGTACAAGGTCATCATCATGGTGATTTATTACTCAAACGTTTTGCCAATATTTTGATTGATACCATTCACCATAAACCCTACAGTGCTTCTCGCGTTGGTGGTGATGAATTTGTCATCTTAATGCCCTATGCAACTGAACTTGATGCATTAAGTTTATTACAAGAAATTGAAAATAGAATTGTGCTAGAAAACTCCCACGATCCACGTATTATGATCAGTGTGGCTTCGGGTATCGCATGGACCAATGAACATGAAAATATAGAAAACCTAATACGCACTGCGGATCAAAATATGTATATCGTGAAAAAGAATCACTATAAAATAAGACCTTATTAA
- the uvrB gene encoding excinuclease ABC subunit UvrB, whose amino-acid sequence MSEARPFELVTNYQPAGDQPQAIEKLVQGIKKGYHDQLLLGVTGSGKTYTMANVISQLQRPTIVMAHNKTLAAQLYGEFKAFFPNNAVEYFVSYYDYYQPEAYVPSSDTFIEKDSAINDHIDQMRLSATRSLLERKDAIIVASVSAIYGLGDPNAYMSMLLHIVQGDRISRDDLIRRLVEMQYTRNELEFLRGTYRIRGEILDIFPAESDQNAIRIELFDDEVDSIKWFDPLTGKMVRKVPRITIYPKSHYVTPKDNLQRAIGTIREELKERLEFFRANDKLLEAQRIEQRTRYDLEMMQQLGYTNGIENYSRHLSGRPAGEAPPTLFDYIPEDALLIIDESHVSVPQIGAMYKGDRSRKENLVNYGFRLPSALDNRPMKFEEWERIIPTTIYVSATPAKYELEKSQQVAEQVVRPTGLVDPEIEIRPVLTQVDDVLSEINLRKEQNERVLITTLTKRMAEDLTSYLKEYGIKVAYLHSDIDTVERVKIIHELRSGIYDALVGINLLREGLDMPEVSLVAILDADKEGFLRSERSLIQTIGRAARNVKGKAILYADRVTDSMQKAMDETERRRAKQIQYNLDHGITPRSTVRQNLKDIDDGEVLNDDQIESNISDQAKALSADERHILADPKLLAKHMAKLEKEMLKASKELQFEQAARFRDEILRLKAQMLQ is encoded by the coding sequence GTGAGTGAAGCAAGACCTTTTGAACTTGTAACGAATTATCAGCCTGCAGGTGACCAACCACAGGCTATTGAAAAGCTGGTACAAGGGATTAAAAAAGGCTATCACGATCAATTGTTGTTAGGGGTTACGGGTTCGGGTAAAACCTATACCATGGCCAATGTCATCTCACAGTTACAGCGTCCGACCATTGTCATGGCGCATAACAAAACCTTGGCTGCGCAGTTATATGGTGAGTTTAAGGCGTTCTTTCCCAATAACGCGGTTGAATATTTCGTCAGTTATTATGACTACTATCAACCTGAAGCCTACGTACCTTCATCAGATACCTTTATTGAAAAAGATTCTGCCATCAATGATCATATTGACCAGATGCGCCTTTCAGCAACCCGATCATTATTAGAACGTAAAGATGCGATTATTGTTGCTTCGGTTTCGGCAATTTATGGTTTGGGCGATCCGAATGCATATATGAGCATGTTGCTGCACATTGTGCAGGGAGATCGTATCAGCCGTGATGATCTGATTCGACGTTTGGTTGAAATGCAATATACCCGTAATGAACTTGAGTTTTTACGAGGGACTTATCGTATTCGTGGCGAAATTTTAGATATTTTCCCTGCTGAATCAGATCAAAATGCCATTCGTATTGAACTGTTTGATGATGAAGTCGATTCGATTAAATGGTTTGATCCATTGACTGGAAAAATGGTACGTAAAGTGCCACGCATCACCATTTATCCTAAAAGCCATTACGTGACGCCAAAAGACAATTTACAGCGTGCAATTGGTACAATACGAGAAGAATTAAAAGAGCGATTAGAATTTTTTAGAGCCAACGATAAGTTGTTGGAAGCTCAGCGTATTGAACAACGAACACGCTATGACTTAGAAATGATGCAACAATTGGGTTATACCAACGGCATTGAAAACTATTCACGTCATTTATCAGGTCGTCCAGCTGGTGAAGCACCGCCAACGTTGTTTGATTATATTCCTGAAGATGCATTACTGATTATTGATGAATCACATGTGTCTGTTCCGCAAATTGGTGCAATGTATAAAGGTGACCGTTCACGTAAAGAAAACTTGGTCAATTATGGATTTCGTTTACCGAGTGCTTTAGATAACCGCCCAATGAAATTTGAAGAGTGGGAACGGATTATCCCAACCACTATTTACGTGAGTGCAACACCAGCCAAATATGAGCTGGAAAAATCGCAACAAGTGGCAGAACAGGTGGTGCGACCAACAGGATTGGTGGATCCTGAAATTGAAATTCGTCCAGTGTTAACACAAGTCGATGATGTGCTGTCTGAGATTAATCTTAGGAAAGAACAAAATGAACGGGTCCTCATCACTACTTTAACCAAACGTATGGCGGAAGATTTAACCTCTTATTTGAAAGAATATGGGATTAAAGTGGCGTATTTACATTCAGATATTGATACGGTTGAACGGGTCAAAATTATTCATGAATTACGTTCAGGTATTTATGATGCCTTGGTCGGAATCAACTTGCTTCGTGAAGGTCTAGATATGCCAGAAGTGTCTTTGGTGGCGATTTTAGATGCGGATAAAGAGGGTTTCTTACGTTCCGAGCGTTCATTGATTCAAACCATTGGTCGTGCGGCGCGTAATGTGAAAGGTAAAGCGATTCTGTATGCAGATCGGGTCACCGATTCTATGCAAAAAGCTATGGATGAAACAGAACGAAGACGTGCCAAACAGATTCAATATAATTTGGACCATGGTATAACGCCGCGTTCAACCGTGCGTCAAAATCTTAAAGATATTGATGATGGCGAAGTTCTTAATGATGATCAAATCGAGTCAAATATATCTGATCAAGCCAAAGCATTAAGTGCAGATGAGCGCCATATTTTGGCAGACCCGAAACTTTTAGCTAAACATATGGCTAAGCTAGAAAAAGAAATGTTGAAAGCATCCAAAGAATTGCAATTTGAACAAGCAGCGCGATTCCGTGATGAAATTTTGAGATTAAAGGCGCAAATGTTGCAATGA
- a CDS encoding glyceraldehyde-3-phosphate dehydrogenase yields the protein MSKETIIALHAEHQGRWKNREEIAERMIALIGQLYREKNIVTSVFGRSLVNRSVIQILKAHRRTRVMDVELSVVHTFPILEALAKVANIGSAEIDLGKLAVEFKEKGGDIDAFVADAVKSLEGNATAVEHKDVVLYGFGRIGRILARLIIGQSGLGRGLNLKAIVVRKSSDGDLEKRASLLRRDSIHGPFAGTISVDEENEAIIANGNFIKVIYASNPSEVDYTAYGINNALVIDNTGKWRDSEGLAQHLKCPGAARVILTAPGKGDMKNVVFGVNQADILDEDKIISAASCTTNAITPTLKVLHDKYTVLNGHVETVHSFTNDQNLIDNYHKADRRGRAATLNMVITETGAAKAVAKALPALQGKLTGNSVRVPTPNVSLAILNLTLDKEVDREEVNEYIRQISISSSLQGQIGYTNSTEVVSSDFIGSRTAGVFDAQATITSGNRLTAYVWYDNEVGYSCQVLRIAEQMGGVSYPKVPAETNA from the coding sequence GTGAGCAAAGAGACTATCATCGCCCTACATGCAGAGCACCAAGGTCGCTGGAAAAACCGTGAAGAAATCGCGGAACGTATGATTGCGTTAATTGGTCAATTGTATCGTGAAAAGAACATTGTGACTTCTGTATTCGGACGCTCTTTAGTGAACCGTTCAGTGATCCAAATTTTAAAAGCACATCGCCGTACACGTGTTATGGATGTTGAGCTTTCAGTTGTTCATACTTTCCCAATTCTTGAAGCATTGGCTAAAGTTGCGAATATCGGTTCTGCTGAAATTGATCTAGGTAAACTTGCGGTTGAATTTAAAGAAAAAGGCGGCGACATCGACGCATTTGTTGCTGACGCAGTTAAATCTTTAGAAGGCAATGCAACTGCAGTTGAACATAAAGATGTTGTTCTTTATGGCTTCGGTCGTATCGGTCGTATCCTTGCTCGTTTAATCATTGGTCAATCTGGTCTTGGTCGTGGTTTAAACCTTAAAGCGATTGTTGTACGTAAATCATCTGATGGTGATTTAGAGAAACGTGCTTCGCTTTTACGTCGTGACTCTATTCATGGTCCTTTTGCAGGAACTATTTCTGTTGATGAAGAGAACGAAGCAATCATTGCAAATGGTAACTTCATCAAAGTGATTTACGCTTCAAATCCATCTGAAGTGGATTACACAGCTTACGGTATCAACAATGCACTTGTGATTGATAACACAGGTAAATGGCGTGATTCTGAAGGTCTTGCTCAACACCTTAAATGCCCAGGTGCTGCACGTGTGATCTTAACTGCACCTGGTAAGGGTGATATGAAGAACGTTGTATTTGGTGTGAACCAAGCTGACATCTTAGATGAAGACAAAATCATCTCTGCTGCAAGCTGTACAACAAATGCGATTACGCCAACACTTAAAGTATTGCATGACAAATACACAGTGTTAAATGGTCATGTTGAAACAGTTCACTCGTTCACAAACGACCAGAACTTAATTGACAACTACCATAAAGCGGATCGTCGTGGTCGTGCTGCAACATTGAACATGGTCATCACTGAAACTGGTGCTGCTAAAGCGGTTGCTAAAGCACTTCCAGCACTTCAAGGTAAATTGACAGGAAACTCTGTACGTGTTCCTACACCTAACGTTTCACTTGCTATTCTAAACTTAACTTTAGATAAAGAAGTTGATCGTGAAGAAGTGAATGAATACATTCGTCAAATTTCAATCAGCTCTAGCCTTCAAGGTCAAATTGGTTATACAAATTCAACTGAAGTTGTATCTTCTGACTTTATTGGTTCACGTACTGCTGGTGTGTTTGATGCGCAAGCAACAATCACTTCTGGTAACCGCTTAACTGCATACGTTTGGTATGACAACGAAGTAGGTTATAGCTGCCAAGTATTACGTATTGCAGAACAAATGGGCGGCGTAAGCTATCCAAAAGTTCCTGCTGAAACAAATGCTTAA
- the rarD gene encoding EamA family transporter RarD, translating to MFKGVILSVLASVTFGVLYFYTQFLQPLDSEQTFAWRMLSTLPFLTLFMWWSGDLKYVREIFQRIRLQPTFLIWLIFSSLLCTTQLWLFLWGPINGRGLEVSLGYFLLPLVMVLFGCLLYKEKLTAWQIAAVVFAIIGVGHEIWRIGTIAWETAYVAVAYPIYFFLRRKFKTDHLGGFWWDLLLIIPVALYLAFTHDNSFALIQHFPHLIWAILGLGFLSALGLGSYILASRFLPFVIFGLLSYLEPVLLAFASIMLGERVDEGEWLTYIPIWLAVGLLVMEGVVYMWKQRQKKEILKLNAMKAKQRIENQD from the coding sequence ATGTTTAAAGGCGTTATTTTGTCTGTTTTGGCATCTGTCACTTTTGGTGTCTTATATTTTTATACCCAATTTTTACAGCCTCTGGACAGTGAGCAAACATTTGCATGGCGAATGTTGTCGACTTTACCCTTTTTAACGTTATTTATGTGGTGGTCGGGTGATCTGAAATATGTACGTGAAATTTTTCAACGTATTCGACTACAACCCACATTTTTAATTTGGCTTATTTTTAGTTCGTTACTCTGCACCACGCAACTGTGGTTATTTTTATGGGGACCAATCAATGGTCGTGGGCTAGAAGTATCCCTTGGGTATTTTTTGTTGCCTTTGGTTATGGTGCTGTTCGGTTGTCTGCTCTATAAAGAAAAACTGACCGCTTGGCAGATTGCAGCAGTGGTTTTTGCGATCATCGGTGTTGGGCATGAAATTTGGCGTATTGGTACTATCGCTTGGGAAACTGCTTATGTCGCTGTGGCTTATCCAATTTATTTCTTTTTAAGACGAAAATTTAAAACGGATCATTTGGGTGGTTTTTGGTGGGATTTGCTGCTGATTATTCCTGTTGCGCTTTATTTAGCGTTCACTCATGACAATTCATTTGCACTTATTCAACATTTCCCACATTTAATTTGGGCCATCTTGGGTTTAGGTTTTTTAAGTGCATTGGGCTTAGGAAGCTATATCTTAGCCAGTCGTTTTTTACCTTTTGTGATTTTTGGTTTACTCAGCTATTTGGAACCCGTATTGCTGGCCTTCGCTTCTATCATGTTAGGTGAGCGAGTAGATGAGGGGGAGTGGTTGACCTATATTCCAATTTGGTTGGCTGTAGGTTTATTGGTAATGGAAGGGGTGGTGTATATGTGGAAGCAACGTCAAAAAAAAGAAATATTGAAGCTCAATGCAATGAAAGCAAAACAACGAATCGAGAATCAGGACTGA
- a CDS encoding MFS transporter translates to MHLRKNILQAKYMLSGLAFIILTTLCGVLIAIWVFKHFNIYIPLENQNVKIDLQEPLQANVQIHDALDVDVTGRVNAEIPINENLNIPLQQTLNPRVYIDNQVPIKTTIPVREELKIDQILPVNTKVKVKVLGKDITLPLKGDIPIRLNVPIHIDVPLEQQIHLKFNSLVKTQLKENLQIPLNATLKTNIPIEGHLNVPIKTALKASVDVQNTLPVKIAQGEMKIPLNSLSLGRDKASADGQGKANKEGQ, encoded by the coding sequence ATGCATTTAAGGAAGAATATATTGCAAGCAAAGTATATGCTGAGTGGACTAGCATTTATCATACTGACAACCCTGTGTGGTGTACTTATTGCCATTTGGGTATTTAAGCATTTCAATATCTATATTCCACTTGAAAATCAAAATGTAAAGATTGATCTCCAAGAACCTTTGCAAGCCAATGTACAAATTCATGATGCATTGGATGTAGATGTCACAGGTCGGGTTAATGCTGAAATTCCAATCAATGAAAATTTAAATATTCCGCTTCAGCAGACACTGAACCCACGGGTATATATTGATAATCAAGTTCCTATCAAAACCACCATTCCTGTGAGAGAAGAGCTAAAAATTGATCAGATTTTACCTGTAAATACCAAGGTGAAAGTAAAGGTCTTAGGTAAGGATATTACCTTGCCGCTAAAAGGTGATATTCCAATCCGACTGAATGTACCTATACACATTGATGTACCTTTAGAACAACAAATTCATTTAAAGTTCAACTCACTTGTAAAAACGCAATTGAAAGAAAATCTGCAAATCCCACTCAATGCAACCTTAAAGACCAATATTCCTATTGAGGGGCATTTAAATGTTCCAATCAAAACAGCACTAAAAGCTTCAGTAGATGTGCAAAACACACTTCCTGTGAAAATTGCACAAGGTGAAATGAAAATTCCACTGAATAGTTTAAGTTTAGGTCGTGATAAAGCTTCAGCTGATGGGCAAGGGAAAGCGAATAAGGAAGGGCAATGA
- a CDS encoding A1S_2505 family phage non-structural protein, with amino-acid sequence MTYHYHDESIIKSLAEDTTFVFGSNLAGTHAGGAAKIALQHFGAIKGVGRGWAGQSYAIPTMNEHLQQMPLSQIESYIDDFKIYTKNHPKMKYFITAVGCGVAGYKVEEIAPMFKGISHNVIFPISFRPFVEKTLPKLTQHLLHTFIHEDVIFNPNPEQAIQGLNLTDAEKSLATIVINTPMYPTDSNGRDRIFEIEDIVHSLKAKIPDFNHDAESSKTIGGVVLALLELYHLNEQDFIDAWTAKREISPPRAAHHAKR; translated from the coding sequence ATGACTTATCACTACCATGATGAAAGCATTATCAAAAGCTTAGCGGAAGACACGACCTTTGTTTTCGGCAGTAATTTGGCGGGGACACATGCTGGGGGCGCAGCAAAAATTGCACTTCAACATTTCGGAGCAATCAAAGGTGTTGGTCGTGGTTGGGCTGGGCAGAGTTATGCCATTCCAACCATGAATGAACATTTACAACAAATGCCTTTATCGCAAATAGAAAGTTATATTGATGATTTTAAAATTTATACTAAAAATCATCCTAAAATGAAATATTTCATCACGGCAGTAGGCTGTGGTGTAGCAGGTTACAAAGTCGAAGAAATTGCTCCAATGTTCAAAGGCATTTCCCACAATGTGATTTTCCCAATTTCATTTCGACCATTTGTAGAAAAAACTCTGCCTAAACTTACTCAGCATTTATTGCATACCTTTATTCATGAAGATGTGATTTTTAATCCCAATCCAGAACAAGCGATTCAAGGCTTAAATTTAACTGATGCAGAAAAAAGCTTAGCCACCATTGTTATTAATACACCAATGTACCCTACGGACAGCAATGGACGAGATCGCATCTTTGAAATTGAAGATATTGTGCATAGTTTGAAGGCTAAAATTCCAGACTTTAATCATGATGCTGAAAGCTCGAAAACCATTGGTGGCGTAGTCTTGGCTCTATTGGAACTTTATCATCTCAATGAGCAAGATTTCATCGATGCTTGGACAGCTAAACGTGAGATCTCACCACCACGCGCCGCTCATCATGCCAAAAGATAA
- a CDS encoding winged helix-turn-helix transcriptional regulator yields MNSQYSNSDLLGQVLSNQCPSREILEHLTTKWSVLVLRCLSEGVHRFSELRQRIEGVSEKMLAQTLKTLEADGFIIRTVYPVVPPKVEYQLTILGSQAASKLVNLIEWIERNLPEIMENKKF; encoded by the coding sequence TTGAACAGTCAATATTCAAATAGTGATTTGCTTGGACAGGTTCTGTCCAATCAGTGTCCATCACGTGAAATTCTAGAGCATTTAACCACCAAATGGTCTGTGCTGGTTTTGCGTTGTTTAAGCGAAGGTGTACATCGCTTTAGTGAATTGCGTCAGCGTATAGAAGGGGTCAGCGAAAAAATGCTCGCTCAGACGTTAAAAACGTTGGAAGCGGATGGTTTTATTATTCGTACAGTGTATCCCGTTGTGCCACCCAAAGTAGAATATCAGTTGACGATCTTAGGATCACAAGCAGCCAGCAAGTTGGTGAATTTAATTGAATGGATCGAGCGGAATTTGCCTGAAATTATGGAAAATAAAAAATTTTAG
- a CDS encoding lipocalin family protein: MTAKNLPKAGYNIAKIVAGGAILVGLGAATMAYAKNEPLATVEKVELDKYLGKWYEVARKPLYFQNKCDRDVTATYTLNENGNVDVDNRCYGKDGKLNQSVGEAFVQNAPQNSKLKVSFLPSAIRWLPVGRGDYWVLKLDENYQTVLVGEPKRKYMWVLSRTPHPDEQVVTEYLNYAKSVGYDLSDLIKTQQTDKAAE, translated from the coding sequence ATGACAGCGAAGAATCTTCCAAAAGCGGGATATAACATTGCAAAAATCGTAGCGGGCGGCGCAATACTTGTCGGTTTGGGTGCTGCGACCATGGCATATGCTAAAAATGAGCCTCTAGCGACTGTTGAAAAAGTTGAACTGGATAAATACCTAGGCAAATGGTACGAAGTGGCACGTAAGCCACTTTATTTCCAAAATAAATGTGATCGTGATGTCACAGCGACGTATACCTTAAATGAAAATGGCAATGTCGATGTCGATAATCGTTGTTATGGAAAAGATGGAAAATTAAATCAATCGGTGGGTGAAGCATTTGTACAAAATGCGCCACAGAATAGCAAATTAAAAGTCAGCTTCTTGCCAAGTGCGATTCGCTGGTTGCCTGTAGGTCGTGGTGATTACTGGGTATTAAAACTGGATGAAAATTATCAAACTGTCTTAGTTGGTGAGCCTAAACGTAAATATATGTGGGTATTGTCTCGTACACCACATCCTGACGAGCAAGTGGTCACTGAATACCTAAATTACGCAAAATCTGTGGGTTATGATTTAAGTGATCTCATTAAAACCCAGCAAACGGATAAAGCAGCAGAATAA
- a CDS encoding sensor domain-containing diguanylate cyclase, with product MESFDSSIFELSPIPMWLEDFSEVKKQFDIWKSEGVTDLNRFLHEDLSRVTDCAHLIKILKVNQKTLDLFEAENLEHLSQNLDIIFQQEMFEAHIFELVALWEGKTEFSSTTHNYTISGKRLDIKLRAVVLPGAEQRLNRILLTTEDISDYMNACRSEIANRQLAEARFIYSPTSLWVEDFSRVKSRMDTLKKIGIEDFNTFLDVHPDFIQQCIEDIVLLDVNQATLDLFKATNKDEIFRNTAKVFTKEMHQTFKEQLIDLWDGKIHHQREAVNYALDGSIRYVLLQFTVFPGYEDNWGLVQLALTDITARKKAESYLEYLGKHDVLTKLYNRSFFTEELNRLERSMVRPVSAIFIDMNSVKEINDNHGHDAGDELLRRMGNILDRTINHTNYTASRIGGDEFVILMQGADENAVTTIIMTMQELLNIDNQYYSTRPISISFGHATTHGDEKIEDMLKRADQNMYVHKKQYYEYLESMNAS from the coding sequence ATGGAGAGCTTTGATTCTTCAATATTTGAATTATCTCCTATTCCCATGTGGTTAGAAGATTTTAGTGAAGTAAAAAAACAATTTGATATTTGGAAATCTGAAGGTGTTACTGACTTAAATCGTTTTCTTCACGAAGATCTATCACGTGTCACTGATTGTGCCCATCTGATTAAAATATTAAAAGTTAATCAAAAAACATTAGATCTATTTGAAGCCGAAAATTTAGAACATTTATCACAAAATCTAGACATTATTTTTCAACAAGAAATGTTCGAAGCACATATTTTTGAATTGGTCGCACTTTGGGAAGGTAAAACAGAATTTTCTAGCACAACTCACAATTATACAATTTCTGGTAAACGCTTAGATATCAAACTTCGTGCGGTGGTTTTACCAGGTGCAGAACAACGCCTAAATCGCATTTTATTGACCACTGAAGACATCAGTGACTACATGAATGCTTGTCGTTCAGAAATAGCCAACCGCCAACTTGCAGAAGCACGCTTTATTTATTCGCCAACATCATTGTGGGTAGAAGATTTTAGCCGCGTCAAATCACGCATGGATACATTAAAAAAAATAGGAATAGAAGACTTTAATACGTTCTTAGATGTGCATCCAGATTTTATCCAGCAGTGCATTGAAGACATCGTATTGCTTGATGTCAATCAAGCGACTTTAGATTTGTTTAAAGCAACGAATAAAGACGAAATTTTTAGAAATACAGCCAAAGTTTTCACCAAAGAAATGCATCAAACTTTTAAAGAACAATTGATTGATCTCTGGGATGGCAAAATTCATCATCAACGTGAAGCCGTCAACTACGCACTAGATGGCTCAATCCGCTATGTTCTACTGCAATTTACTGTCTTTCCAGGTTATGAAGATAACTGGGGATTAGTACAACTTGCATTAACTGATATTACTGCCCGTAAAAAAGCTGAAAGTTACTTAGAATATTTGGGCAAACATGATGTTCTGACCAAACTCTATAACCGTTCTTTCTTCACTGAAGAGTTAAATCGATTAGAACGCTCGATGGTACGTCCTGTTTCAGCAATTTTTATTGATATGAATAGCGTCAAAGAAATTAATGATAATCATGGACATGATGCAGGTGATGAATTGCTGCGAAGAATGGGGAATATTTTAGATCGCACCATTAATCACACCAACTATACAGCATCACGTATAGGGGGTGATGAATTTGTAATTCTAATGCAAGGTGCCGATGAGAACGCAGTGACCACGATTATAATGACCATGCAAGAGTTGCTCAATATTGATAATCAGTATTATTCAACGCGCCCCATCAGCATATCTTTTGGACATGCCACCACGCATGGCGATGAAAAAATTGAAGACATGTTAAAACGAGCAGATCAAAATATGTATGTGCATAAGAAACAATATTATGAATACCTTGAATCGATGAATGCATCTTAA